One Methanobacterium sp. Maddingley MBC34 DNA window includes the following coding sequences:
- a CDS encoding putative membrane protein (PFAM: Predicted membrane protein (DUF2207)), translated as MLFFIVTGIGASSAVDKSYSIPSIDMDLFIKDDGTLHVKETLHYSFSGTSNEVYRNILIKDQTKLENLKISTPGVYSNYTVNDKANSKYITIDLYSNPSKTIPISGRNVDISIEYDFLNVVKFYNDLAQLHYDIMDEGLAAGVGQVNTRIHLASSEGVKYVFNSQDNTLNSTWNGNTLEVTTKNIIPSSLELIMVIPKSQFMENPPNVVKVNQDILPEIEKMQKDYQNLVNYKTTAYYLVAILMGFACFIPLIIYLIYGREPKIDYNAEYERDLPTDDPPAIVNAISGKLWGKEVGEPDMDGFRATIMDLIHRGYLVMENIPSESGKINSQSISFRINDDKDISKLKTFESDIINFFSYFEEEDGLIYLNEIKKNLNSVIIMSGNTESLKDDEFVTFRDVYGKWKNDLINEFLDEEAMSGVFQKRGDKYLKIFAVITLITGIIGLFASAVDPLPAARYVSYSSFILLLVGLASFIMPQKIAGQWTTYGEEYDARWHNFAKYIQDFSLIKDQPPESIETWDKYLVYASALGIANKVRKSMEMVLPPEEAGGKVYQFHYSGGYCELSKSLDEGIADNKKRNSLLR; from the coding sequence ATGTTATTTTTCATCGTCACAGGCATAGGGGCATCCTCTGCTGTGGATAAAAGTTATTCAATTCCATCCATAGATATGGATCTTTTCATAAAGGATGATGGAACCCTCCATGTTAAGGAAACATTACACTACTCCTTCAGTGGAACTTCCAATGAAGTTTACAGAAATATACTCATAAAAGACCAGACTAAACTGGAAAATCTTAAGATTTCCACTCCAGGGGTTTATTCTAATTACACAGTCAATGATAAAGCTAATTCCAAATATATTACCATTGATTTATACTCTAATCCTTCTAAAACAATCCCTATTTCTGGTAGGAATGTTGATATTAGCATTGAATACGATTTTTTGAATGTGGTAAAATTTTACAATGATCTGGCCCAACTCCATTATGACATTATGGATGAGGGATTGGCTGCGGGTGTGGGTCAGGTAAATACCAGAATACATCTTGCATCGAGTGAGGGAGTAAAATATGTGTTCAATTCTCAGGACAATACTCTAAATTCCACCTGGAATGGGAATACACTGGAAGTAACCACTAAAAATATCATTCCCAGCTCTTTAGAATTAATAATGGTTATACCTAAAAGTCAATTCATGGAAAATCCTCCCAACGTAGTTAAAGTCAATCAGGATATTTTACCAGAAATAGAGAAAATGCAGAAGGACTACCAGAACCTGGTGAACTATAAAACAACTGCTTATTATTTGGTAGCAATACTAATGGGTTTTGCATGCTTTATCCCCTTAATCATTTATCTAATTTATGGTAGGGAGCCTAAAATTGATTATAATGCGGAATATGAAAGAGATCTGCCCACTGATGATCCCCCTGCAATTGTAAATGCCATATCTGGGAAATTATGGGGTAAAGAAGTGGGAGAACCAGATATGGATGGGTTCAGGGCAACAATAATGGACTTGATCCATCGTGGTTATCTGGTGATGGAAAATATCCCCTCAGAAAGTGGAAAAATTAATTCTCAATCTATTTCATTCAGAATTAATGATGATAAAGATATAAGCAAGCTCAAAACTTTTGAGAGTGATATCATTAACTTTTTCAGTTACTTTGAAGAAGAAGATGGTTTAATCTACCTGAATGAGATTAAAAAGAATTTAAACAGCGTAATTATCATGTCTGGAAATACAGAGAGCCTGAAAGATGATGAATTCGTAACATTTCGAGATGTGTATGGCAAGTGGAAGAATGATTTAATCAACGAGTTTTTAGATGAAGAGGCCATGTCTGGGGTATTTCAAAAGAGGGGAGATAAATATCTTAAAATTTTTGCAGTAATCACACTTATTACCGGTATAATCGGTTTATTTGCCTCAGCCGTCGATCCATTACCTGCTGCCAGATATGTTTCATATTCCTCATTTATTCTGTTGCTGGTGGGATTGGCTTCCTTCATAATGCCTCAAAAAATAGCTGGGCAGTGGACCACTTATGGTGAGGAATATGATGCAAGATGGCATAATTTTGCAAAGTATATCCAGGATTTCAGCCTCATAAAGGACCAACCACCCGAATCCATTGAAACCTGGGATAAATACCTGGTATATGCCAGTGCACTGGGA